The following DNA comes from Serpentinimonas raichei.
GCTCTTGCAGGGCTGAAACGTACCGGCCCCGATGTGCAGCGTCACGCTGGCGCATTGAACCCCATGCGCTTGCAGCGCATCCAGCACCGCCTGATCAAAATGCAGCGCCGCCGTCGGGGCCGCCACCGCCCCCGGATTCTTGGCAAACACCGTCTGGTAGCGCGCTTCGTCCTCCTCGCTGTCGGTGTGCTCAATATAAGGCGGCAGCGGAACATGCCCATGGGCCGCCATCAGCGCGTACGGCTCTTCACTCAAGCTCAGGCGAAACAGCGCACCGTTCGCGTCGGGCCAGCGGCCAAGCAGGGTTGCCCGCGCCACGAGGGCATCTCCAGTGCGGTTCCAAAGCAGCAACTCGGTACCCAGCGCCGGCTTCTTGCTCACCTTCATGTGCGCGATCACCTCATGGCGCGGGCCACCGAGCACGCGCTCGAGCAGCAACTCGAAGCGACCACCGCTGGGCTTCTCCCCATACAGGCGAGCCTTCACGACGAGGGTGTCGTTAAACACCAGCAAATCACCCGCGCGCAGCAGGCCGGGCAAATCGCGGAACACCCGGTCCGCTGGGTCGAGGCCAGTGCCATCGAGCAAGCGCGCCGAGCTGCGCTCAGGGCACGGATGTTGGGCAATCAGTTCGGGTGGGAGTGCATAATCAAAGTCGCTCAAGGTGTAGGAGCGATGGGTGGCCGGTGTGGCCGGGTGAGTGGTGTGGTTCATGGGTGGCTTGAGGGTCGGACAGACCCGTTCCAAGTGGACAAGGCTGCGATTGTGCCAAGCTCCGACGGCAGCACCCGTGCACTGCCACACGGCGCGAACGGTGCAGCATGTGCAAAGCCCCCAGCAACCGACCAAGCCCCCATCCTCACGGAGCCAGCAGTGAGGCAGGGTGTGCAAAAATTTTTCGAGAAAATCCAGAAAAAGTCTTGACGATCACGCCGAACGTGCCATAATTCAAGGCTTCGCTGGACGCACAGAGTAGCAAGGCGGGCCGATACAGAGCAATGCAGGCGCAAGCCTACTGACACTCTAGTCCGCTAGCGTGACAAGGTCGTTACAGAGAAGTGGCAAAAAATTTGCAAAAATTTTCGCCAGACACCCAAAACTGTGTCATAATTCAAGGCTTCGCTGATCGCAGCGAGTCTGAGGTAGATGAGAGAGAGGTTGGTGCTGAGGCGCTGACGTTATTTTGAGTTTGCTGTTGATCGTTAACAAGTTACAGCCGATAAGCGTGGGCGTTTGGATGTGGTTACGCGAGGACAGTTCTTCGGAACAAGTTCTTCGGAACGACAAAAAACGCTCATGAGACAGTTTGGAGTGGAAACACTTCAATTCCGTTGAATTGAGTAAATCAAGATCGAACTATAGAGTTTGATCCTGGCTCAGATTGAACGCTGGCGGCATGCCTTACACATGCAAGTCGAACGGTAGAGGGGCAACCCTTGAGAGTGGCGAACGGGTGAGTAATGCATCGGAACGTGCCCAGTCGTGGGGGATAACGCAGCGAAAGCTGTGCTAATACCGCATGTGATCTGTGGATGAAAGCAGGGGACTTGGTAGCAATA
Coding sequences within:
- the queA gene encoding tRNA preQ1(34) S-adenosylmethionine ribosyltransferase-isomerase QueA — encoded protein: MNHTTHPATPATHRSYTLSDFDYALPPELIAQHPCPERSSARLLDGTGLDPADRVFRDLPGLLRAGDLLVFNDTLVVKARLYGEKPSGGRFELLLERVLGGPRHEVIAHMKVSKKPALGTELLLWNRTGDALVARATLLGRWPDANGALFRLSLSEEPYALMAAHGHVPLPPYIEHTDSEEDEARYQTVFAKNPGAVAAPTAALHFDQAVLDALQAHGVQCASVTLHIGAGTFQPCKSENIAEHVMHSEWYQIPQATQDAIQETRARGGQIVAVGTTSVRSLESWARTGEATGDTALYITPGFEFALVDRLITNFHLPKSTLMMLVTAFAGYDHVMALYRHAVAQRYRFFSYGDSMLLQRARLSGLSTTPSPPP